The proteins below come from a single Aspergillus oryzae RIB40 DNA, chromosome 5 genomic window:
- a CDS encoding post-initiation translation factor DPC29 (uncharacterized conserved protein) → MTAILNRDLLRKCARPQSVCYCCRGFASSSPSFAGHNRWSQIKHDKAKNDKAKSKERQIIGKEISSATQMWGADTKFNPRLTLALSNAKRAGIPKTVIEAAIARGQGISVTGEALEQVTIEAILPHSVAAVIECQTDQKARILQDLRYAIKDAGGTVTPTTYLFEKKGRIIFEKKDGLNPDDYLDQAIEAGAMDITADEEGRLIVFTEPTETKSVGEALTKSSQLTIEELEIIWDPNRDTLVELTEDEHVREIEDILSTLREESSVRDIYLNTTQQL, encoded by the exons ATGACCGCAATTCTGAACAGAGACTTGCTCCGGAAATGTGCGCGCCCCCAATCGGTGTGCTACTGTTGTCGTGGCTTCGCCAGCAGTTCTCCTTCGTTCGCGGGACATAATCGATGGTCCCAGATCAAACATGACAAGGCAAAGAATGACAAGGCGAAAAGTAAGGAGCGCCAAATTATCGGCAAGGAAATCAGTAGCGCGACGCAAA TGTGGGGAGCGGATACCAAGTTCAATCCTCGGCTGACCCTTGCCCTCTCGAACGCAAAACGAGCCGGAATTCCAAAGACCGTGATTGAGGCAGCAATTGCAAGGGGCCAGGGTATAAGTGTAACTGGCGAGGCTCTCGAGCAAGTTACCATCGAGGCTATACTGCCCCATTCCGTTGCAGCCGTTATCGAATGTCAAACTGACCAGAAGGCGCGCATCTTGCAAGATCTCCGCTATGCTATCAAAGATGCCGGTGGAACCGTCACTCCGACTACGTATCTCTTTgaaaagaaggggaggatAATattcgaaaagaaagacggTCTAAATCCAGATGACTATCTTGATCAGGCTATTGAAGCTGGCGCTATGGACATTacggcagatgaagaaggccgtCTCATCGTGTTCACAGAgccaacagaaacaaagagtGTGGGTGAAGCTTTGACAAAGTCATCTCAGCTCACAATTGAAGAATTAGAAATAATTTGGGATCCGAACCGAGACACGCTGGTCGAACTGACGGAGGATGAACATGTGAGGGAAATAGAGGACATCCTCAGTACCCTTCGTGAGGAGTCGAGCGTTCGAGATATCTATCTCAACACTACCCAACAGCTCTGA
- a CDS encoding CCDC90 family protein (predicted protein), with protein sequence MATPRLPFLYPNLMRAVRSCEPATHRSVRIPSKNGHAPFHTTRRRAQETYHRRYGPAAEANLPPPSRPKDELSQTQVPQPAPKDTNTPLNTAPPEKSPPQDTKSNIPEASSQAKDQETSESSDKKQTDEPTPHEESISESHDVEPFSASPTENVGEERHEERHEPPNRPDPLDGVLHMPSPSSYLMPSGAATPDGKPHLAPPPYIHHFDTYSLVRDLSKGGFTEDQSVTIMKAVRNILHNNLDMARQNLTSKSDVENESYLFKAACSELQSSLQTARNSEMQRQRASRTQLQHEADILSQRTNQELAGLKDDIKAMFNDHKMTTREQQRSIDTSVQELNYKITVSLNSDGKSEIEGLRWILTRRAAFAIAASAFMIISFLKFYSSRKAQDAAEKKKKASSKKAIEKQAAKEPIIGSAVPVPEVHLTESLG encoded by the exons atggctACCCCGAGGCTACCCTTCCTCTACCCGAACTTGATGCGCGCCGTACGTTCATGCGAACCCGCTACCCATCGCTCCGTACGAATCCCGTCCAAGAACGGCCACGCTCCTTTCCATACCACTCGACGGCGGGCTcaagaaacataccatcgACGATACGGGCCTGCTGCAGAGGCGAACTTGCCGCCTCCATCACGACCTAAAGATGAATTGAGTCAGACGCAAGTGCCACAGCCAGCGCCGAAAGATACCAACACTCCACTGAACACCGCCCCTCCCGAAAAATCGCCCCCCCAGGATACCAAAAGTAACATCCCGGAAGCGTCTTCCCAAGCAAAGGATCAAGAGACATCAGAGTCTAGTGATAAAAAGCAAACGGACGAGCCCACTCCGCACGAGGAATCTATAAGCGAAAGCCACGACGTCGAGCCGTTCTCCGCCTCTCCGACCGAgaatgttggagaagagcgacaCGAAGAGCGACATGAGCCTCCTAATAGACCAGACCCTCTCGATGGTGTCCTTCATATgccttctccctcctcctaTTTGATGCCGTCCGGTGCGGCCACTCCTGATGGTAAACCACATTTGGCACCGCCCCCCTATATCCATCATTTCGATACCTACTCCCTAGTCCGTGATCTCTCCAAAGGTGGTTTTACGGAAGACCAGTCTGTCACAATCATGAAAGCAGTTCGGAATATCTTGCATAACAATCTCGATATGGCGAGGCAGAACTTGACTTCTAAGTCCGACGTTGAGAACGAATCATATCTATTCAAGGCGGCTTGCTCGGAGCTCCAATCATCCTTGCAGACCGCTCGGAACTCCGAAATGCAGCGACAGCGTGCGTCGCGTACACAGCTTCAACACGAAGCCGATATTCTCTCCCAGCGAACGAACCAAGAGCTTGCCGGTTTGAAAGACGATATTAAGGCGATGTTCAACGACCATAAGATGACAACGCGAGAGCAACAGCGAAGCATAGATACCTCGGTCCAGGAACTTAACTATAAGATCACGGTCTCGCTGAACAGCGACGGTAAAAGTGAGATTGAGGGTCTACGTTGGATTCTGACGAGAAGGGCCGCATTCGCTATTGCCGCAAGCGCTT TCATGATCATCTCATTTCTCAAATTCTACTCATCACGCAAGGCACAGGACGCcgctgagaagaagaaaaaggcatcGTCTAAAAAGGCTATAGAGAAACAGGCAGCGAAGGAACCCATTATTGGCTCTGCCGTGCCAGTTCCAGAGGTGCATCTCACCGAATCTCTGGGTTAA
- a CDS encoding AP-1 complex accessory protein LAA1 (uncharacterized conserved protein) encodes MSSSETAARTSSDNAPPRAELDITKLHALPSEQQDLYLLTFTSDLVQYISGLEKPQISAQQKFLKKELFKILTLSSPTITRVVRNNLGRCFGAIFSKGDRGTLFETVTDLLGLLNAGKHEELRTKFAAAHCLGEVFAVAGESVFAQAGIVISSLLKLLKNSSNHTGLRGSIFAVLRKVVVGVGIPVDEAAARDIWKQARNAATGDKSTFVQVHACRCLEQLVNTTPFFDNANDFDHVKTVTWKVIDSPAAPVRHAAAACLARALAKLHATDAKVTPMPKSKKAKRQSKKPAPRPGEDEEEAEVSESSLSKKPESRLFFLLPDLLRQLSTQYLRGTTSNRSRAGIAVCYKHVLRILGNKFVEERYGEIANHLLFDLLNHPTVTYNRFRLLMTRKFVKSILEDTVGRESLSENSQLNASKWLINEVLKDYPQVIQERREPSKYTLTSALSALSSLISSLGSAFVSLAEPCREALLQVLPHPSYTVQIHAAHCLRNFVLACPHQMLSCVTICLNSLNREVGQLSTPRQAPRRCVGYANGLSAMLSTSRLQPLYGSVEVYSRVFTQATDLLKTSSNSELRAASTQIQVAWILIGGLMPLGPSFVKIHLSQLMLLWKNALPKHLGKDNFAQRGNLEMSFLAHVRECALGSLLAFLEFNSKLITADGARRIATMLQNTVGFLDDLPRQKSVTDISQRLHPSLQLHDIATMVRRRVLQCFSKLIHVHPLSHGDVISQTSLLSLAISSFAEPESAQSGPLESSIAASTAQFESLWDLNDNFAFGLTGLAREYVRVTLSGKHENDNGPAWSAVESADQAIDDALTFPICQGSEHDSALLYASRHGGCLLADPHSTGVVNAAIELFSVAIPLHAPKVQESSVEQIATFLSSSSLQRNPGRRAAMVVNIAVALLEALKVALKDSNPMSGKLNPTTDKILQELLQKFVTDADPVVRTIGVEALGRLCESSGNTFTTSQINWLVDTIVDNREPNARAGCAAALGCIHSQVGGMAAGLHLKTIVGVLMSLCNDPHPVVHFWALGGLERVANSAGLTFSPFVSSSLGMLAQVYYADTHNEECATLATSNIEMSYLTPIVISRCVDSLINVLGPDLQDIAKTRNLILTLLRQFQLEDNPALVTESSKCLDHLSLYAPNYVDYSGYVKRLQTELAADNPLMRDVAIGGLSNLMKRDSLSVLKAAPALEEEIWLAFDDTPDNANLKSMIQDWLQQTALEETELWVQRFHNTLTKTRGKVEEPPPTPAAKSAVNDIPDDEVAGFASAIAGAGQSDNVNEAAPGQELLKWQTRNFVLSCLSELLATVEQEILPDQTIPAELALQQRVGDIVRMAFSASTANVIELRVWGLKILDQVLRMFGKTPDPDFTEASLLEQYQAQIGSALTPAFAADSSPELASGAINVSATFIATGIVTNVDRMGRILKLLVLGLENFSKNPDTTEIGDLKGLNSNARVMVKMALYSAWARLQIASIEQDYLNEVVQSHLAKLTPLWLSSLQEYARLRFEPDISGSLGTGPLSNDLDEVYAALNRETLLKFYQDTWLSLVDAIAGLVEKDIDFVFDALDGKMKPDEEPVEKSQDEEDVTNEETKGKGNDINYRDEPVAFFFVLFGLAFEALVDQSTTASQRLEILQALKRILRPIISGNAIYQEAIFSETMDSLDRLALTEGTPIQNVIVEIARNLSLDHPSAKGSEGRSDHLSDDIEQLFELTKSIILVLAGLLPNLRESVPLARFNVGSDDALSLIRLALSSLVNVASIFPSIIRNDLNACILHIFTTILATGLCQSEVVPQALPIFKHFIQSISHPDDVGPDNSGNFHVVARQLRGCLTRFLTTLTIAQRRESESSLPCAKNTLLAITILLTTGGHVLPPNDPTIVRILNEFLDCLQDVGLANVAAGCLRSILLASTGSLTDEVIARYLFPRLIAFVVGCPMENGDVPNDPENSRTVIARTLVSYVSIASDIPTALSIVMSTLIARGKREGQAVYQETAAHLLELAKTDQSVFRSLVATMAPEQKALLEDILRSVNIDSGANKSTRDSVQAQQNEPSIALRFDF; translated from the exons atgtcttcatctgaAACCGCCGCACGTACTTCCTCCGACAATGCGCCCCCCCGAGCGGAGCTGGATATCACCAAGCTCCATGCCCTCCCCTCCGAACAGCAGGACCTTTACCTCCTCACATTCACATCGGACCTAGTACAGTATATTTCAGGACTGGAAAAACCGCAGATTTCGGCACAGCAGAAATTTCTGAAAAAGGAGTTGTTCAAAATACTTACCCTTTCCTCGCCGACGATCACGCGAGTTGTGCGCAACAATCTGGGACGATGTTTTGGAGCTATATTCAGCAAAGGTGATCGCGGGACACTTTTCGAAACAGTCACTGATTTGCTTGGGCTTTTGAATGCGGGCAAGCACGAAGAGCTTAGAACTAAATTCGCTGCGGCTCACTGTTTGGGCGAGGTATTCGCGGTCGCCGGTGAAAGTGTCTTTGCGCAAGCGGGCATTGTCATTTCCAGCTTGCTCAAACTGTTGAAGAACTCCAGTAATCATACTGGCCTGCGCGGGTCCATTTTTGCAGTATTACGGAaggtggttgttggtgtgGGCATTCCAGTGGATGAAGCGGCGGCGCGAGATATTTGGAAGCAGGCTCGCAATGCAGCCACCGGAGATAAATCGACATTCGTCCAGGTTCATGCCTGCCGATGCTTAGAGCAGCTAGTGAACACAACGCCGTTCTTCGATAATGCAAATGACTTCGATCACGTCAAGACAGTCACCTGGAAAGTTATTGACAGCCCAGCCGCTCCTGTCAGACATGCTGCTGCGGCTTGCCTGGCGCGAGCGCTAGCGAAACTGCATGCCACGGACGCCAAGGTTACTCCAATGCCCAAATCtaagaaagcaaagagacaATCGAAAAAGCCAGCACCGCGCcctggagaggatgaggaagaggcggaGGTCTCTGAGTCGTCCTTATCCAAGAAACCCGAGTCGCgcctgttcttccttctACCCGACCTTCTTCGCCAGCTATCCACCCAATATTTGCGCGGCACAACGTCCAATCGTTCACGTGCAGGCATTGCAGTCTGTTATAAACATGTCCTGCGGATTTTGGGCAACAAATTCGTTGAAGAACGCTATGGTGAAATTGCAAACCATCTTCTTTTTGACCTCCTGAACCACCCAACTGTTACATATAATCGATTCAGGCTTCTCATGACGAGAAAGTTTGTCAAAAGTATCTTGGAGGACACCGTTGGCCGTGAGTCACTTAGTGAAAACAGCCAGCTCAATGCTTCGAAGTGGTTAATCAACGAAGTTCTTAAGGACTACCCTCAAGTCATCCAGGAACGTCGTGAACCTAGCAAATACACGTTGACTAGTGCTCTTAGTGCACTATCCTCTTTAATTTCATCTCTTGGCTCTGCCTTTGTGTCCCTAGCTGAGCCCTGTCGTGAAGCCCTCCTCCAGGtccttcctcatcccagCTATACCGTGCAGATACATGCCGCACACTGCCTGCGCAACTTTGTACTTGCCTGTCCTCATCAAATGTTGTCGTGTGTTACGATTTGTCTGAATAGCTTGAACAGGGAGGTCGGGCAACTTTCTACACCCCGCCAAGCGCCGCGACGCTGCGTCGGTTATGCGAATGGGTTGTCAGCCATGTTGAGTACCTCTAGACTGCAGCCGCTTTACGGCTCTGTCGAGGTGTATTCTCGGGTATTCACTCAAGCAACAGATCTCCTGAAGACGAGCAGCAACTCCGAACTGCGTGCCGCGAGTACACAAATCCAGGTTGCTTGGATATTGATCGGAGGCCTAATGCCCCTGGGGCCTAGCTTCGTGAAAATACACCTGTCGCAGTTGATGCTCCTATGGAAAAATGCACTCCCCAAGCACTTAGGCAAAGATAATTTCGCTCAGCGCGGGAACTTGGAGATGAGTTTCCTTGCCCACGTCAGGGAATGTGCATTGGGATCGTTGTTAGCATTCCTAGAGTTTAATAGCAAATTGATCACGGCAGACGGCGCGAGGAGAATCGCTACCATGCTACAGAACACTGTTGGCTTTCTTGATGACCTGCCCCGACAGAAGTCCGTAACGGATATCTCTCAGcgtcttcatccttctctgCAACTTCATGATATTGCGACCATGGTTCGGCGGCGTGTACTGCAGTGCTTCTCTAAGCTGATTCATGTTCACCCTCTCAGCCATGGAGATGTAATCTCTCAGACCAGTCTCTTAAGTTTGGCTATATCGTCTTTTGCTGAGCCAGAGTCCGCCCAGTCCGGTCCTCTTGAAAGCTCAATTGCGGCTTCTACAGCGCAGTTCGAGAGTTTGTGGGATCTAAATGACAACTTTGCTTTTGGGTTAACTGGATTGGCGAGGGAGTACGTTCGTGTGACGCTGTCCGGAAAGCATGAGAATGACAATGGACCGGCTTGGTCAGCAGTCGAATCAGCAGACCAGGCTATCGATGATGCT TTAACTTTCCCGATTTGTCAAGGGAGTGAGCATGACTCTGCCCTTCTATATGCTTCAAGACATGGCGGCTGTTTGCTAGCCGATCCGCATTCTACTGGTGTTGTCAATGCTGCTATTGAGCTCTTCTCCGTTGCTATTCCATTACACGCTCCTAAAGTACAAGAAAGTAGCGTAGAGCAGATTGCAaccttcctttcttcttcaagcttGCAGCGCAACCCCGGTCGCAGAGCTGCCATGGTAGTCAACATCGCCGTGGCATTGCTTGAGGCTTTGAAAGTTGCCCTGAAAGATTCTAATCCGATGAGTGGAAAACTCAACCCTACGACTGACAAGATATTGCAAGAGCTGTTACAG AAATTTGTAACCGACGCTGACCCAGTTGTTCGAACCATTGGGGTGGAAGCTCTCGGAAGACTGTGTGAGAGTTCTGGAAACACTTTCACTACCTCGCAGATCAACTGGCTTGTCGACACAATAGTAGACAACAGAGAGCCCAATGCTCGTGCTGGCTGTGCTGCGGCCTTGGGTTGCATTCATTCTCAGGTCGGGGGCATGGCAGCTGGTCTGCACCTCAAAACTATCGTGGGCGTCCTAATGTCATTGTGCAATGATCCCCACCCCGTGGTCCATTTCTGGGCGCTTGGTGGGCTGGAAAGAGTAGCTAACTCTGCGGGCTTGACATTTTCGCCTTTTGTCTCAAGCTCGCTCGGTATGCTTGCTCAAGTATATTACGCAGATACCCATAACGAGGAGTGTGCTACCCTCGCAACCTCTAATATCGAAATGTCTTACCTTACGCCTATAGTCATAAGCCGTTGCGTGGATTCTTTGATCAACGTTTTGGGTCCCGATCTGCAGGACATTGCCAAAACGCGCAACCTTATACTCACTCTTCTCCGGCAGTTTCAGTTAGAGGATAACCCGGCTTTAGTTACTGAAAGCTCTAAATGCCTGGATCATTTGTCACTTTATGCTCCCAATTACGTGGATTACTCAGGATATGTGAAACGTCTGCAGACCGAACTCGCTGCCGATAACCCGTTAATGAGGGATGTGGCCATTGGAGGACTGAGTAACCTCATGAAGCGGGACTCACTATCGGTTCTGAAAGCTGCACCGGCCCTAGAGGAGGAGATCTGGCTTGCATTCGACGATACTCCAGATAATGCGAACCTTAAGAGCATGATTCAAGACTGGTTGCAGCAGACTGCTCTTGAAGAGACTGAGCTGTGGGTACAACGCTTCCATAACACATTGACAAAGACTCGTGGTAAGGTGGAAGAGCCACCTCCCACGCCAGCTGCCAAATCTGCTGTCAATGATATACCGGACGATGAAGTTGCTGGCTTTGCATCCGCCATTGCCGGGGCTGGGCAGTCAGACAACGTAAATGAAGCTGCCCCTGGACAAGAACTATTGAAATGGCAAACTCGCAATTTCGTCCTCAGTTGTCTTAGCGAGCTTTTGGCAACGGTAGAGCAAGAGATCTTGCCTGATCAGACAATTCCTGCTGAACTGGCCCTGCAACAGAGAGTGGGGGATATTGTGAGGATGGCCTTCTCTGCCTCTACTGCCAACGTGATCGAACTGCGAGTATGGGGACTCAAAATCCTCGATCAAGTCCTTAGG ATGTTTGGCAAGACTCCAGATCCAGATTTCACAGAAGCATCTCTCCTAGAGCAATACCAAGCGCAAATCGGTTCTGCACTTACGCCAGCATTTGCAGCGGATTCTTCCCCGGAGCTGGCATCGGGGGCCATCAATGTCTCGGCGACCTTCATTGCAACAGGAATTGTCACAAACGTAGACCGGATGGGCAGGATATTGAAGTTACTAGTGCTGGGTCTTGAGAACTTCTCAA AAAATCCGGACACTACTGAGATTGGAGACTTGAAGGGTCTCAACTCAAATGCCAGGGTTATGGTCAAGATGGCGCTGTATTCTGCTTGGGCTCGGCTTCAAATAGCAAGTATTGAGCAAGATTACTTGAATGAGGTAGTCCAGTCTCATCTCGCCAAACTAACTCCGCTGTggctttcttcccttcaaGAATATGCCCGCCTACGGTTCGAACCAGACATATCTGGTAGCTTAGGAACCGGGCCACTGAGCAACGACTTGGACGAGGTATATGCTGCATTGAATCGAGAGACTCTTCTGAAG TTCTATCAAGACACTTGGCTGAGCCTCGTTGATGCCATCGCGGGCTTAgtggagaaggatatcgATTTCGTCTTCGACGCGTTGGACGGAAAAATGAAACCAGATGAGGAACCCGTTGAGAAGTCTcaggacgaagaggatgtaACAAACGAAGAGACAAAGGGTAAAGGAAACGACATTAATTACCGCGATGAACCAGTtgcattcttcttcgttctaTTCGGGTTGGCATTCGAAGCCCTTGTTGACCAGTCTACTACGGCGTCGCAGAGACTAGAGATTCTCCAGGCTCTCAAGCGGATTCTCCGCCCAATAATATCTGGAAATGCCATCTATCAGGAAGCTATTTTCTCGGAGACAATGGATTCCCTTGACCGTCTCGCGTTGACTGAAGGGACACCCATCCAGAATGTCATCGTTGAAATAGCGCGTAACTTGTCTCTGGATCATCCCTCTGCAAAGGGAAGCGAGGGGCGAAGCGACCACCTGTCCGATGATATTGAGCAGCTTTTCGAGCTGACTAAAAGCATTATCCTTGTTCTTGCCGGGCTACTGCCGAACCTTCGTGAATCGGTGCCTCTCGCGCGGTTCAATGTGGGATCCGATGATGCTCTATCACTCATCCGCCTCGCCTTGTCATCACTCGTGAACGTCGCATCCATTTTCCCGTCCATCATTCGCAATGACCTTAACGCATGCATCCTACACATATTCACCACTATTCTTGCTACTGGGCTATGCCAATCGGAAGTCGTTCCTCAAGCGCTTCCAATTTTCAAACATTTTATTCAAAGTATAAGTCATCCGGACGATGTTGGGCCAGACAATTCTGGCAACTTTCACGTGGTCGCACGTCAATTGCGCGGCTGCCTCACACGTTTCCTCACAACTCTCACAATTGCCCAGCGTCGCGAGTCCGAGTCCTCTTTGCCTTGCGCCAAGAACACGCTTTTGGCGATCACTATCTTATTAACTACTGGAGGCCATGTCCTCCCTCCAAATGACCCCACTATTGTCCGCATCCTCAATGAGTTCTTAGATTGTCTTCAGGATGTCGGTCTCGCAAACGTTGCGGCAGGCTGTCTCCGATCAATCCTTCTGGCATCAACAGGATCTCTCACAGACGAAGTCATTGCCAGATACTTGTTCCCTCGCCTGATCGCCTTCGTAGTCGGCTGCCCTATGGAAAATGGCGACGTCCCCAATGACCCAGAGAATTCAAGAACCGTCATCGCACGCACACTAGTTTCCTACGTTAGCATTGCCAGTGATATACCCACTGCCCTTTCCATAGTCATGTCCACCCTCATTGCAcgtggaaagagagaaggacaagCCGTTTACCAAGAGACAGCTGCTCACTTACTGGAACTCGCCAAGACGGACCAGTCAGTATTCCGGTCTCTTGTAGCTACGATGGCTCCAGAACAGAAAGCGCTTCTCGAGGATATCCTTCGAAGTGTGAATATTGACTCTGGCGCCAATAAGAGTACCAGAGACAGTGTGCAAGCTCAGCAGAATGAGCCTAGTATTGCCTTGAGATTTGATTTCTAG
- a CDS encoding uncharacterized protein (predicted protein), which translates to MGSVLASYKSAFEASLTSQVLQTPGSAESLYPTQLVGQFNGYIMDICNLIWRNRGLNGEDPNALGCLIPAPTIAALTQYVRDATDSARERKREAAFTYNLSSIFSLSHNVALCNMSAACFADIEEESDLSENQPRLKRPVTQKALSALEKEGGIKVAWQEYRVRMLDWLEATGSIGIGSLMRSTMKALRKE; encoded by the coding sequence ATGGGTTCCGTGCTTGCCAGCTATAAATCGGCCTTCGAGGCATCCTTGACTTCTCAGGTGCTTCAAACCCCGGGTTCTGCCGAATCACTCTATCCAACCCAGTTGGTTGGTCAATTCAACGGCTACATCATGGATATTTGTAACCTTATATGGCGAAACCGAGGCCTCAATGGCGAGGACCCCAACGCATTAGGCTGTTTGATACCTGCTCCTACAATCGCTGCACTCACGCAATATGTCCGGGATGCAACAGACAGCGCtcgagaaaggaagagggaggcaGCGTTTACCTACAATCTGTCTTCGATATTCTCTCTTAGCCATAATGTTGCACTCTGTAATATGTCCGCTGCGTGCTTCGCTGATATCGAGGAGGAAAGCGATCTCAGCGAAAATCAGCCAAGGCTAAAGAGACCAGTAACCCAGAAAGCACTTAGtgccttggagaaggaaggcggCATTAAGGTTGCTTGGCAGGAATACAGGGTGCGAATGTTGGACTGGCTGGAGGCGACAGGAAGTATTGGCATTGGAAGCTTAATGCGGAGCACGATGAAGGCCTTACGGAAAGAATGA